The proteins below come from a single Candidatus Planktophila dulcis genomic window:
- the sufC gene encoding Fe-S cluster assembly ATPase SufC — protein MSTLEIRGLKVSVETEQGSIEILKGVDLTIKSGETHAIMGPNGSGKSTLAYSIAGHPKYTITEGTVTLDGADVLEMTVDERAKAGLFLAMQYPVEVPGVSVSNFLRTAATALRGEAPKLREWVGEVKSAMESLKMDASFAQRNVNEGFSGGEKKRHEIMQLELLKPKFAILDETDSGLDVDALRIVSEGVVRAKAANNHGILLITHYTRILRYIKPDFVHVFANGRIVEEGGPELADKLEANGYAEYVTA, from the coding sequence ATGAGCACTCTTGAAATTCGCGGATTGAAAGTATCTGTCGAGACCGAGCAAGGATCGATTGAAATTCTTAAGGGCGTAGACCTCACCATCAAGTCAGGTGAGACACATGCAATCATGGGACCTAACGGTTCAGGTAAGTCAACGCTTGCATACTCAATCGCCGGTCACCCTAAATACACCATCACAGAGGGCACAGTTACTCTCGATGGTGCAGATGTACTTGAGATGACAGTTGACGAGCGCGCAAAGGCAGGACTCTTCCTTGCAATGCAGTATCCAGTTGAAGTTCCAGGCGTTTCAGTTTCAAACTTCCTTCGTACAGCAGCAACAGCTCTTCGCGGAGAAGCCCCAAAGCTTCGCGAGTGGGTAGGGGAAGTAAAGAGTGCAATGGAATCGCTCAAGATGGATGCATCATTTGCTCAACGCAATGTGAATGAAGGATTCTCAGGAGGAGAGAAGAAGCGTCATGAAATCATGCAGCTCGAACTTCTCAAGCCTAAGTTTGCAATCCTTGATGAGACAGATTCAGGTCTTGATGTTGATGCGCTTCGTATCGTCTCTGAGGGTGTTGTTCGCGCAAAGGCTGCAAATAACCACGGAATCCTTCTGATTACTCACTACACACGCATCTTGCGCTATATCAAGCCTGACTTCGTGCATGTATTTGCTAACGGTCGTATCGTCGAAGAAGGCGGACCAGAGCTTGCAGATAAGCTCGAAGCAAATGGTTATGCGGAGTACGTCACCGCTTAA